From the genome of Brucella pseudogrignonensis, one region includes:
- a CDS encoding aspartate aminotransferase family protein, translated as MLSNSLIELDRAHLVHPVSSFRSHEAAGVRVLKSAKGATVTDASGHKLLDGFAGLWCVNVGYGQDSIVEAATKQLQELPYATGYFGLGSEPAIRLAAELADRAPGDLNHVYFTLGGSDAIDSTIRFIRYYYHAKGTPQKDQFISVEYGYHGSSTAGSGLTALPAFHAGFGVPYDWQHKIPSHYAYRNPVGTDPQAIIDASVAALRAKIEELGAERVAAFYVEPIQGSGGVLVPPTGWLKAMHALCKEYDVLFIADEVITGFGRTGPLFACSEDDVVPDFITTAKGLTSGYVPMGAVFMSEHVYNTIADGAGKSAVGHGYTYSAHPVSAAVGLECLRLYEGGLLENGRKAGQRLMAGLHGLADHPLVGDVRGRGMLAAIELVTDKEKKTPLPAAADPAHRIFDRAWDNGLVIRAFANGVLGYAPPLCCTDEDIDAIIERTRITLDQTLADEDVRAAMKG; from the coding sequence ATGCTGAGCAATTCGCTGATCGAACTTGATCGCGCCCATCTGGTGCATCCGGTCTCATCGTTCCGCAGTCACGAAGCCGCTGGCGTCCGCGTTCTGAAGTCGGCCAAGGGCGCGACTGTGACCGATGCATCGGGCCATAAGCTGCTTGACGGTTTTGCCGGTCTTTGGTGTGTGAATGTTGGCTATGGCCAGGATAGCATCGTTGAAGCCGCGACAAAGCAGCTGCAAGAGCTTCCCTACGCAACTGGCTATTTCGGTCTTGGTTCTGAGCCAGCCATTCGTTTGGCTGCTGAACTGGCAGATCGTGCGCCGGGTGATCTCAACCACGTCTATTTCACGCTCGGCGGTTCGGACGCGATCGACAGCACAATCCGCTTCATTCGCTATTATTACCATGCGAAGGGCACGCCGCAGAAAGACCAGTTTATCTCGGTTGAATATGGCTATCATGGATCTTCGACCGCGGGTTCCGGTCTGACTGCACTTCCGGCATTTCATGCGGGCTTTGGTGTGCCATATGACTGGCAGCATAAAATTCCATCGCATTATGCCTATCGTAATCCGGTTGGCACTGATCCGCAGGCAATCATTGATGCATCCGTGGCAGCACTTCGCGCTAAGATCGAAGAGCTTGGTGCGGAGCGCGTTGCGGCATTTTATGTTGAACCCATTCAGGGCTCGGGTGGCGTGTTGGTTCCGCCAACCGGCTGGCTCAAGGCAATGCATGCGCTTTGCAAGGAATATGATGTTCTGTTCATTGCCGACGAAGTAATTACTGGCTTTGGCCGTACAGGGCCGCTTTTCGCTTGTTCGGAAGATGATGTCGTGCCCGATTTCATAACGACTGCTAAGGGTCTGACATCGGGCTATGTGCCGATGGGTGCCGTGTTCATGTCCGAACATGTCTATAACACCATTGCAGATGGCGCTGGCAAATCGGCCGTCGGCCATGGTTATACCTATTCGGCACACCCGGTCAGTGCGGCAGTCGGCCTAGAATGTCTGCGTCTTTATGAAGGTGGCTTGCTTGAAAATGGCCGCAAGGCTGGTCAGCGTCTGATGGCTGGTTTGCATGGTTTGGCAGATCATCCGTTGGTTGGTGATGTTCGCGGTCGCGGTATGCTGGCTGCGATAGAGCTTGTGACTGACAAGGAAAAGAAAACGCCACTTCCAGCTGCTGCTGATCCGGCACACCGCATTTTTGATCGTGCCTGGGACAATGGCCTCGTCATCCGAGCTTTTGCAAATGGCGTTCTTGGTTATGCGCCGCCGCTTTGCTGCACCGACGAAGATATTGATGCAATCATCGAACGCACGCGCATAACGCTTGATCAGACGCTTGCTGATGAAGACGTGCGCGCGGCAATGAAGGGATGA
- a CDS encoding ABC transporter ATP-binding protein, translating into MSNLVEIKNLRVDAKTDSGRNVEIIRDVSFQIAEGEIVALIGESGSGKTTIALTLMGYTRPGCRIVDGSIAVGGQDIVTLSERKRSKKRGTEVSYVPQSAAASFNPAHRIMDQVIEVTKIHKLMSKDDARKKAVELFKALALPNPETIGDRYPHQVSGGQLQRLSAAMALIGDPKLVIFDEPTTALDVTTQIEVLRAFKSVMKKKHIAGVYVSHDLAVVAQIADRIVVLKGGKIQEVSTTHEILHSPQHPYTKELLAAFEPLLHARPEAAVAEKPTPLLVVDKVMAGYGMVGKSGVPTMIAVDHVSLELARGQNLGIIGESGCGKSTLARVIAGILPAASGKIVFEGKEMPSDLRRRSRDQLRELQIVFQFADTALNPTKSIAEILTRPLSFYHGMDKKSRETRVDQLLDMVRIPRNMRYRRPGELSGGQKQRINLARALAADPKMIICDEITSALDTVVAAAIIDLLKELQRELSLSYLFISHDLSTVRAICDEVVVMYAGKKVEQLSPDMMGAAASHPYSRLLFSSVPKLDTGWLDGLKQDPKLVREFTRS; encoded by the coding sequence ATGAGCAATCTTGTTGAGATTAAAAATCTTCGCGTGGATGCCAAGACTGACTCCGGTCGTAACGTCGAGATCATCCGTGATGTCAGTTTTCAAATAGCAGAAGGCGAAATCGTCGCACTGATTGGCGAAAGCGGTTCTGGCAAGACAACCATTGCATTGACTTTGATGGGCTATACGCGCCCCGGCTGCCGTATTGTGGACGGTAGCATTGCTGTTGGCGGTCAGGATATTGTCACTTTATCAGAGCGTAAACGCTCAAAGAAGCGCGGCACAGAAGTCTCTTATGTGCCGCAAAGTGCGGCGGCATCCTTTAATCCAGCGCATCGCATTATGGATCAGGTTATTGAAGTAACCAAGATCCATAAGCTGATGTCGAAAGATGACGCCCGCAAGAAGGCGGTTGAGCTGTTCAAAGCACTAGCTTTGCCTAATCCAGAGACAATCGGCGATCGCTATCCGCATCAGGTTTCTGGAGGGCAGTTGCAGCGCCTTTCAGCAGCGATGGCTCTTATTGGTGATCCAAAGCTTGTTATCTTTGATGAGCCAACAACTGCTCTGGATGTAACGACCCAGATTGAAGTGCTTCGCGCTTTCAAATCCGTGATGAAAAAGAAGCATATCGCAGGCGTTTATGTCTCGCATGATCTGGCCGTTGTTGCGCAGATTGCGGATCGTATCGTCGTGCTTAAGGGCGGTAAAATTCAGGAAGTTAGTACTACGCACGAGATATTGCATAGCCCCCAACATCCCTACACCAAAGAACTTTTAGCGGCCTTCGAGCCTTTGCTTCATGCAAGACCTGAAGCCGCAGTGGCAGAAAAGCCTACCCCCTTGCTAGTCGTGGATAAAGTTATGGCTGGGTATGGTATGGTCGGTAAATCCGGCGTGCCGACTATGATCGCAGTCGATCATGTTAGCCTCGAACTCGCGCGCGGGCAGAATCTCGGGATCATCGGAGAATCTGGCTGTGGCAAGTCCACGCTTGCGCGTGTCATTGCCGGGATTCTACCTGCCGCAAGTGGTAAGATCGTGTTTGAAGGCAAGGAGATGCCAAGCGATTTGCGTCGTCGCAGTCGTGATCAATTGCGTGAATTGCAAATTGTATTCCAATTCGCCGATACGGCTCTCAATCCAACCAAATCAATTGCCGAAATTCTGACACGTCCGCTTTCATTCTATCATGGCATGGACAAAAAGAGCCGCGAAACGAGAGTCGATCAACTGCTCGATATGGTGCGAATACCGCGCAACATGCGCTACCGCAGACCGGGCGAGCTTTCCGGCGGGCAGAAACAGCGCATCAATTTAGCGCGGGCTTTGGCTGCTGACCCTAAGATGATTATCTGTGATGAGATCACATCGGCACTGGATACAGTTGTCGCGGCGGCTATTATCGACCTGTTGAAAGAACTGCAACGCGAGTTATCGCTATCGTATCTCTTCATCAGTCACGATCTCTCTACGGTTCGCGCGATCTGTGATGAAGTTGTTGTTATGTATGCGGGCAAGAAGGTTGAGCAACTCAGTCCTGATATGATGGGCGCCGCCGCTAGCCACCCTTACTCGCGGCTTTTGTTCTCTTCCGTGCCAAAGCTCGATACTGGCTGGCTTGATGGTCTGAAACAGGACCCTAAACTGGTTCGCGAGTTCACCAGAAGCTGA
- a CDS encoding ABC transporter permease: MKSPLLNLIAKRLVVAAVTLLIVAFTIFFATAMLPGDVAEILLGQAATPEAVAGLRHAMNLDQPAFLRFLYWLGNLLRGDLGVSYVNNVPISDLIGNRLANSLKLAGVTAAISVPIALFLGITAAIMRGTIYDRVVSIITISVISVPEFMVATIAVIVFAVYLGWLPALSMANEVTSFWGLLKVFAMPVITLSFVISAQMIRMTRAAVLETLNTPYVEMALLKGASRSRMVVIHALPNALGPIVNAVALSLSYLLGGVIIVETIFNYPGIAKLMLDAVATRDLPLIQTCAMIFCFGYLLLITIADLIAIVSNPRLR, encoded by the coding sequence ATGAAGTCGCCTCTGCTGAATCTCATTGCCAAACGCCTCGTCGTTGCTGCTGTTACGCTTCTGATTGTTGCGTTTACTATTTTCTTTGCAACAGCGATGCTTCCGGGTGATGTGGCTGAAATTCTTCTAGGGCAGGCGGCGACGCCAGAGGCCGTTGCGGGTCTTCGTCATGCGATGAACCTCGATCAGCCCGCTTTCCTGCGCTTTCTATATTGGCTTGGAAACCTGCTGCGCGGTGATCTTGGCGTTTCCTACGTCAACAATGTCCCGATTTCTGATTTGATCGGCAACCGTCTCGCCAATTCGTTGAAGCTTGCGGGTGTGACGGCTGCAATTTCAGTGCCGATTGCCTTGTTTCTCGGCATTACCGCCGCAATCATGCGCGGAACGATCTATGATCGCGTTGTTTCGATCATCACGATTTCGGTCATCTCTGTGCCAGAGTTTATGGTCGCAACCATCGCAGTAATCGTGTTTGCGGTCTATCTTGGCTGGTTACCAGCGCTTTCAATGGCCAATGAAGTCACATCATTCTGGGGGCTTCTCAAGGTTTTTGCCATGCCGGTTATCACGCTGAGCTTTGTGATTTCAGCACAGATGATCCGCATGACACGTGCAGCCGTTCTTGAGACGCTCAACACGCCCTATGTTGAAATGGCATTGCTCAAAGGTGCTTCACGCAGCCGAATGGTTGTTATTCATGCGCTCCCCAACGCACTTGGCCCCATCGTCAATGCGGTTGCGCTCTCGCTGTCTTATCTGCTGGGTGGCGTGATCATCGTGGAAACTATCTTCAATTATCCCGGCATAGCCAAGCTCATGCTTGATGCAGTTGCAACGCGCGATCTGCCCCTGATCCAGACCTGCGCGATGATCTTCTGCTTTGGCTATCTTCTGCTCATCACGATAGCGGATTTGATTGCTATTGTTTCTAACCCGAGGCTGCGATAA
- a CDS encoding haloacid dehalogenase type II, giving the protein MAQFRPKYITFDCYGTLTNFQMAEAARDLYGEQLNEGQMQQFIKNFAAYRLDEILGDWKPYNEVVHNAIERTCKKNNVTFKAEDARTVYERVPTWGPHADVPAGLSKVAKEIPLVILSNAMNEQIHHNVEKLGAPFHAVYTAQQAQAYKPRFKAFEYMLDQLNANPEDILHVSSSFRYDLMSAHDLGIKNKVWVNRGHEPANPYYGYTEIKDISGLAGVVGL; this is encoded by the coding sequence ATGGCCCAATTCAGACCAAAATACATTACCTTCGATTGCTACGGCACACTGACCAATTTTCAGATGGCGGAAGCCGCACGCGATCTTTACGGCGAACAGCTCAATGAAGGTCAGATGCAGCAGTTCATCAAAAATTTTGCTGCTTATCGCCTTGATGAAATCCTCGGCGACTGGAAGCCTTATAATGAAGTCGTTCACAATGCGATTGAACGCACCTGCAAGAAGAACAATGTAACCTTCAAGGCAGAAGATGCGCGCACCGTCTATGAACGTGTACCAACCTGGGGGCCACATGCAGATGTGCCAGCAGGTCTTTCCAAGGTTGCAAAGGAAATCCCGCTCGTCATTCTTTCAAATGCCATGAACGAGCAGATCCACCACAATGTCGAGAAGCTCGGCGCGCCATTTCATGCCGTTTATACAGCACAGCAGGCACAGGCATACAAGCCGCGCTTCAAGGCATTTGAATATATGCTCGACCAGCTCAACGCCAATCCGGAAGATATTCTGCATGTCTCGTCGTCGTTCCGCTATGACCTGATGTCGGCACATGATCTTGGTATCAAGAACAAGGTCTGGGTCAATCGCGGTCACGAACCTGCAAATCCTTATTACGGCTATACCGAAATCAAGGATATTTCCGGTCTGGCCGGTGTCGTTGGACTGTAA
- a CDS encoding Lrp/AsnC family transcriptional regulator — protein sequence MKLDKIDIRILSEMQKNGRITNVELAELVNLSPSPCLMRVKKLQSEGYITGYSAQINVSKLGQTLTVFTEITLKNHRQIDFARFLATVEKIDSVIECHLVSGGYDYLMKFVTAGIVEYQTIMERLIDMDVGIDKYFSFVVLKSPIVKAHLPLDVMFTEQQS from the coding sequence ATGAAGCTCGACAAAATTGACATCAGAATTTTATCCGAAATGCAGAAGAACGGGCGGATAACCAATGTCGAACTTGCCGAGCTCGTCAATCTGTCACCCAGCCCGTGCTTGATGCGGGTGAAAAAACTTCAGTCCGAAGGCTATATCACCGGATATTCTGCGCAGATTAACGTCTCGAAACTCGGCCAGACGCTTACGGTTTTTACCGAAATCACGCTCAAAAATCATCGACAGATCGATTTTGCGCGTTTTCTCGCCACTGTTGAAAAGATTGATTCCGTTATTGAATGCCACCTCGTATCAGGCGGTTACGATTATTTGATGAAATTCGTTACCGCTGGAATCGTCGAGTATCAAACGATAATGGAACGTCTGATTGATATGGATGTAGGCATTGATAAATATTTCAGCTTTGTTGTGCTCAAATCACCGATTGTAAAAGCACATCTGCCACTCGACGTGATGTTCACGGAACAACAGAGCTAG
- a CDS encoding ABC transporter substrate-binding protein codes for MSEKITNWTSSDDRMIENAIRRGATRRELLQMLLMGGVAVAAGSTILGRATAAYAATPVKGGFIKAAGFSASTADTLDPAKASNATDYVRCCAFYNRLTFLNGQGETEMELAESVDSSDAKVWTVKLRKGVTFHDGKSLTADDVVFSINRHLDPAVGSKVNAIAKQITGVKKVDDTTVEITLQDANADLPTILALHHFMIVADGTTDFSKGNGTGPFVCKEFQPGVRSMAARNENYWKNNGPHLDSFEFFAISDESARMNAVLSGDIHLGANLNPRSLRVLENNPAAKLFISKLGTYTNLNVRLDLTPGDKAGVAEALKYLTNREVIQKSVLRGLAEIANDHPVPATSKYYNAELKQREFDPERAKSLLEKAGMLNQEIRITAAEAASSSLDYAMVLQQAASTIGQKITIDRVPSDGYWSNHWLKDPVHYGNINARPTPDILFSLLYKTDAPWNESQYKSEKFDSMLLEARGSLDEAKRKAIYGDMQAMVSNEAGTVIPVFMSNVDAISPKLNGLEPNPLGGMMGYTFAEHAWLEA; via the coding sequence ATGAGCGAGAAGATAACCAACTGGACTTCTTCCGACGACCGGATGATTGAAAATGCAATTCGTCGCGGGGCAACCCGGCGCGAATTATTGCAGATGTTGCTTATGGGTGGTGTAGCGGTTGCTGCGGGTTCAACGATTTTGGGTCGTGCAACCGCTGCATATGCTGCAACCCCTGTTAAGGGTGGTTTCATCAAGGCTGCTGGTTTCAGCGCCTCCACTGCTGATACGCTTGATCCCGCGAAGGCTTCGAATGCGACCGATTATGTTCGCTGTTGCGCATTCTATAACCGCCTGACATTCCTTAATGGTCAGGGTGAAACTGAGATGGAACTGGCCGAAAGCGTTGATAGTTCGGATGCGAAGGTCTGGACAGTCAAGCTGCGCAAGGGTGTTACCTTCCATGACGGCAAGTCGCTGACTGCCGATGACGTTGTCTTCTCGATTAATCGCCACCTCGACCCAGCTGTTGGCTCCAAAGTCAATGCGATTGCCAAGCAGATCACGGGTGTGAAGAAGGTTGATGACACAACCGTTGAGATCACGCTTCAAGATGCGAATGCTGATTTGCCAACCATTCTGGCACTGCATCATTTCATGATCGTTGCTGATGGCACGACGGATTTCTCCAAGGGCAATGGCACAGGTCCATTTGTTTGTAAGGAGTTCCAGCCAGGCGTGCGCTCAATGGCTGCGCGTAACGAGAACTACTGGAAGAACAACGGCCCACATCTCGACTCGTTTGAGTTTTTTGCAATCTCTGACGAAAGCGCGCGTATGAACGCCGTTCTTTCCGGCGATATTCATCTTGGTGCGAACCTCAATCCACGTTCGCTGCGCGTGCTTGAAAATAATCCAGCTGCAAAACTCTTTATCTCGAAGCTCGGCACCTATACCAATCTTAACGTCCGTCTTGATTTGACGCCGGGCGATAAGGCGGGCGTGGCTGAAGCACTGAAATATCTGACCAATCGCGAAGTCATTCAGAAATCCGTACTGCGCGGTCTTGCTGAAATTGCGAATGATCATCCCGTTCCAGCGACCAGCAAATATTATAATGCAGAGCTTAAGCAGCGCGAGTTTGATCCTGAACGCGCAAAGTCGTTGCTTGAAAAAGCCGGTATGCTTAATCAAGAAATCCGCATCACAGCTGCAGAAGCCGCATCATCATCGCTTGACTATGCTATGGTTCTCCAGCAGGCAGCTTCGACAATCGGCCAGAAGATCACCATTGATCGTGTACCGTCGGATGGCTACTGGTCAAACCATTGGCTGAAAGATCCGGTCCATTACGGCAACATCAATGCCCGTCCGACACCGGATATTCTGTTCTCGCTGCTCTATAAGACTGATGCTCCATGGAATGAAAGCCAGTACAAGTCGGAGAAATTCGACTCTATGTTGCTCGAAGCCCGTGGTTCGCTTGATGAAGCGAAGCGTAAGGCAATCTATGGCGATATGCAGGCCATGGTTTCCAATGAGGCCGGAACGGTCATTCCGGTTTTCATGTCCAATGTTGATGCGATTTCGCCGAAGTTGAATGGCCTTGAGCCAAATCCGCTTGGCGGCATGATGGGCTATACATTTGCCGAACATGCATGGCTGGAAGCCTGA
- a CDS encoding ABC transporter permease, whose protein sequence is MTASVSNQRKARSPRFGYRVNLVGAVSFLIIFGWAVVAIFAPWIAPHPIGEIVDFDFFGPMSAQFPLGTDYLGRDMLSRIIYGARFTVGISLAAVFLACFFGVTLGMTAAVIGGWFDSALSRFLDALTSIPSKILALVIVAGVGSSIPILIITMAVIYTPGSYRFARALAININTMDYVTVARARGEKIGYLIRSEILPGIIGPVLADFGLRFVFIVLLLSSMSFLGLGVQPPYADWGALVKENIGGLSFAAPAVVFPSIAIASLTISVNLLIDNLPQKIRDRSE, encoded by the coding sequence ATGACTGCTTCCGTTTCAAATCAGCGAAAAGCAAGGTCCCCGCGTTTCGGCTATCGGGTTAATCTGGTTGGCGCTGTATCCTTCCTGATTATTTTTGGATGGGCAGTTGTTGCAATCTTTGCACCGTGGATCGCGCCGCATCCAATTGGCGAGATTGTCGATTTCGACTTCTTCGGCCCAATGAGCGCGCAGTTTCCGCTGGGGACAGATTACCTTGGTCGTGATATGCTTTCACGCATTATCTATGGTGCGCGTTTCACAGTCGGTATTTCGCTTGCTGCCGTGTTTCTGGCCTGCTTTTTTGGCGTGACACTTGGCATGACCGCAGCTGTCATTGGTGGTTGGTTTGACTCAGCACTCAGCCGTTTTCTTGATGCCCTAACATCCATCCCAAGCAAAATTCTGGCGCTTGTGATCGTGGCAGGCGTTGGTTCATCTATCCCGATCCTGATTATCACCATGGCGGTTATATATACGCCGGGCAGCTATCGTTTTGCGCGCGCATTGGCGATTAATATCAATACGATGGATTATGTGACGGTTGCCCGCGCACGCGGTGAGAAAATTGGCTACCTTATCCGCTCAGAAATTCTGCCCGGTATTATCGGGCCTGTATTGGCTGATTTTGGTCTGCGTTTTGTGTTTATCGTGTTGTTGTTATCGAGCATGTCGTTTCTCGGTCTTGGCGTTCAGCCGCCCTATGCTGATTGGGGTGCACTGGTTAAAGAAAACATCGGTGGATTGTCTTTTGCAGCGCCTGCTGTTGTGTTTCCGTCGATTGCCATTGCCAGCCTCACCATCAGCGTCAATTTGCTGATCGATAATCTACCGCAGAAGATCCGCGACAGGAGCGAATGA
- a CDS encoding GNAT family N-acetyltransferase → MTASPITLETMTTDHLDGAVALSQQAGWPHRREDWAFVLALSNGVVALEDGSVVGTAMSTPLGDDVATVNMVIVDEAMRGRGLGRKLMQAALDAADGRTCLLVATQDGLPLYEKLGFVVNGEIIQHQGLAAKVDAPGNVSWADSDDFSRLVEMDSTATGHNRSNIMQLLKESAQFAVIRKDDEVEAFAGIRPFGRGLVIGPVVAKNGDDARALIDFLLSKHTGEFVRVDTNIATGLADWLTERGLVHVGGGIPMRRAVGSVEEQSGTEYRTYALVNQALG, encoded by the coding sequence ATGACCGCATCGCCAATCACTCTTGAAACGATGACTACAGATCATCTTGATGGTGCAGTTGCTTTGTCTCAACAGGCAGGCTGGCCACATCGTCGCGAAGACTGGGCCTTTGTGCTCGCACTCAGCAATGGTGTCGTAGCCCTTGAAGACGGAAGCGTCGTTGGTACCGCAATGTCCACGCCATTGGGCGATGATGTTGCAACCGTCAATATGGTTATTGTCGATGAGGCGATGCGCGGACGTGGGCTTGGTCGCAAGCTGATGCAGGCGGCACTTGATGCTGCTGACGGACGCACTTGTTTGCTTGTCGCAACGCAGGACGGTTTGCCGCTCTATGAGAAGCTTGGCTTTGTGGTCAATGGCGAAATCATTCAGCATCAGGGTTTGGCCGCTAAGGTCGATGCACCAGGCAATGTTTCCTGGGCGGACAGCGATGACTTTTCGCGTCTGGTCGAGATGGATAGTACTGCAACTGGCCATAATCGCTCGAACATTATGCAGTTGTTGAAGGAAAGCGCGCAGTTCGCTGTCATCCGTAAGGATGATGAAGTCGAGGCATTTGCAGGAATTCGTCCCTTTGGTAGAGGTCTTGTTATCGGCCCAGTTGTTGCGAAGAACGGCGATGATGCGCGTGCGCTGATCGACTTTCTACTTTCAAAACATACGGGTGAATTCGTCCGCGTGGATACGAACATAGCGACAGGTCTTGCCGATTGGCTGACTGAACGCGGGCTGGTTCATGTTGGTGGCGGAATACCGATGCGCCGCGCCGTTGGGTCAGTTGAAGAACAAAGCGGTACTGAATACCGCACATATGCGCTTGTAAATCAGGCACTAGGTTGA